The sequence ACGACACCGACAGCATTCTGCTCGGTGCACATGCCGGTGAATTTTTTGCCGACGGCAAAGCGGTGAAGACCTCGCAACTCGGGCGACAGGCGTTCGTCGGTGCACCGGGTTTCATCGCGCATGTGTTCGACAAGGCGTATCTGGACGACATCCATAACCAGGCCGAAAACTTCGTGGTGGTGGATGTCAGCGACGCGGCAGCGCAGGCACTGGCACAGCACGGCGGCTTTGCGCATTACGACGCACTCAACCGGCAGATCTGGGAGCTTTCCAGGCAACTGCGCGGGCCGGGTAAGCGGCGCTTCGAGCGGTTGCTGTACGAGCGCGACGCGGCGTTGCGGTCGACCCTGGACACGCAGCAGCAGGCGCGGTTGCAGGAACTGCAGCGGTTGCTGGACGATCCGTTCTATCAAGGTTTTTTGGTGTATGTGCACCCCAAGGGCACCAAGCCGATCGGCTACCACGTCGCGCGCCTGCTCGATCGCAACCCGCGCACGCCCTATGCCATCGACCTCACCCTGCACAATCTGCGCACCACTTTGTACTGGCGGTGGATCCACTGGCAGCTGCACCAGTGCGCCGCCAGCACCGTCACAGAACAATCTATTGAGAATTCCGCCACGCCGGCGTACGCCCGGCGTGGCACCCTGCACTGATCAGAGCATGAGGAGTGGTTATGGAACTGGGTATGGTGGGTTTGGGCCGCATGGGCGCCAACATGGCCGAGCGTCTGGTGCACGGCGGACATCGTGTGCATGGTTACGATCCCGGGGCGAGCGCGCGCAGCAGTGCGCAGGCCAAGGGCATTGTCACTGCCGATGCGCTTGCATCTCTGGTGTCCGCGCTGCCGAGCCCGCGCGTGGTGTGGCTGATGGTGCCCGCAGGCAAGATCGTCGATGACACGCTGGCGCAACTGCTGCCGTTGTTGCAGGCCGGCGACATCGTCATCGACGGCGGCAATTCGTATTACAAGGATTCGCAGCGGCGCGCAGCGCAGCTGCAGGAAAGTGGCATTGCGTTCGTCGACTGCGGCACCAGTGGTGGCGTCTGGGGCTTGCAGGAAGGCTATAGCTTGATGGTCGGCGGCGAAGAGTCTGCCGTGACCACGCTGCATCCGGTCCTGGCCACACTGGCGCCTGCGCCGGACAAGGGCTGGGGGCGCGTGGGCCCGAGCGGTGCCGGTCATTTCACCAAGATGGTCCACAACGGCATTGAGTACGGAATGATGCAGGCTTATGCCGAAGGCTTCGCCCTGATGCAGCACAAGGCCGATTTTACGCTGGACCTGCACCAGGTTTCGGAGATCTGGCGCGACGGCAGCGTGGTGCGTTCGTGGTTGCTGGACCTGACCGCCGATGCGCTGCGGCACAATCCGACCATGGCCGGTATCGCGCCGTTCGTGGCCGATTCTGGCGAGGGGCGTTGGACAGTGGCCGAGGCGATCGACCTGGAAGTGTCTGCACCCATCATTACGTTGTCGTTGATGGAGCGGTTGCGTTCGCGCGACAAGGACTCGTTCACCGACAAACTGTTGGCGGCCATGCGCAACCAGTTCGGTGGCCATGCAGTGATGACCACTACTTCTGCAGCGCCGACGATCGGCAGCAAGGACGCATAAGGACGCGTAAGCCCGTCGCTCAGATGGCCGCGATTGCCGCCGCGCATCGCGGCCATTGCGGTTTTAAGGCGGTCAAGTCAGGTGCGCGATTTACGGTGGCCAATGACGACGTGAGATACGTCTGGTCCGTCCCAGCGGCGACGATGTGAGTGGGTGTCGGCATCTGATGCGCTTTCGGCATGAAGAGAAAATCAGCCGGCGCCAGTAAGGTGCGGCGCAGACGAAGATGGCTCGTCTAGACGTCGTGCTCCGTCGATCTGTCGCGTGGCTCGCACAGCATCAAAGCGTCGTCACCAGAGATCGGCTGCGCACCTCATCGGCGCTTGCAGCCGACGCCTACGGCCATCAAGGCGCGCGCTTGCCATCCAGCCACTGCACCTGCCCGGTTGTGGCGCTGTGCTGTGCCAGTTCCAGCAAGTGCATGAGCTGCACGGCATCTGCGCCATCGACCGGTGCCGGGCCTGTGCCTGCCAGCGCATCGCGGAAAGCCGCATAGCACTGCCTGTAATCGCCGGCCTGATTGTCGGGTTGATGGATATGTACGCGGCCTTCTTCGTCCATGCGGGTAAGCGTGGCTGGTAACGGATCTACGCCCCAACCGACTGTGCCAGGGCGGCGTCCGGCGCGCAGCTGGTCTTCCTGAGTGTCCAGGCCGTGCTTGAGATAACTGCCGCGCGTGCCATGCACTGCAAACCGCAGGCTGTTGTCGGCCACCAGCGAGCCGGCATGCAGGATCGCGCGCAGCCGCGGATAGTGCAGGGTGACGTGGAAATAGTCGTCGCTGCGCGCCTGGCTGCGTTGGCGCTGCAAATCCGCGCCAATGGCCTGCGGCATGCCGAACAGTTGCAACGCCTGGTCGAGCAGATGCGGGCCCAGGTCGTACCACAGGCCTGCGCCGGGGACGTCGCTTTCGCGCCAGCGGTCGCGAACTTGCGGCCGATAGCGGTCGAAGTGTGAATGGAATTCCACCACTTCGCCCAGTTGGCCTTCGTCGATCAGGCGGCGTACGGTGAGAAAGTCGGCGTCCCAGCGTCTGTTCTGGAACACGCTGATCACACGTCCGGCCGCCGCTGCAGCGGCGACCATGGCGCGCGCTTGTGCCGCGTCCAGCGCAAAGGGTTTGTCGACAAGCACATGTTTGCCGGCG comes from Xanthomonas vesicatoria ATCC 35937 and encodes:
- the gnd gene encoding phosphogluconate dehydrogenase (NAD(+)-dependent, decarboxylating), whose protein sequence is MELGMVGLGRMGANMAERLVHGGHRVHGYDPGASARSSAQAKGIVTADALASLVSALPSPRVVWLMVPAGKIVDDTLAQLLPLLQAGDIVIDGGNSYYKDSQRRAAQLQESGIAFVDCGTSGGVWGLQEGYSLMVGGEESAVTTLHPVLATLAPAPDKGWGRVGPSGAGHFTKMVHNGIEYGMMQAYAEGFALMQHKADFTLDLHQVSEIWRDGSVVRSWLLDLTADALRHNPTMAGIAPFVADSGEGRWTVAEAIDLEVSAPIITLSLMERLRSRDKDSFTDKLLAAMRNQFGGHAVMTTTSAAPTIGSKDA
- a CDS encoding oxidoreductase; the encoded protein is MPKPFNLAVVGYGYVGHTFHAPLIASTPGLHLHSVVSSKLQQAQSDFPEVTVVADLDSALADPALDAVVLATPNQTHAPFALQALAAGKHVLVDKPFALDAAQARAMVAAAAAAGRVISVFQNRRWDADFLTVRRLIDEGQLGEVVEFHSHFDRYRPQVRDRWRESDVPGAGLWYDLGPHLLDQALQLFGMPQAIGADLQRQRSQARSDDYFHVTLHYPRLRAILHAGSLVADNSLRFAVHGTRGSYLKHGLDTQEDQLRAGRRPGTVGWGVDPLPATLTRMDEEGRVHIHQPDNQAGDYRQCYAAFRDALAGTGPAPVDGADAVQLMHLLELAQHSATTGQVQWLDGKRAP